The proteins below are encoded in one region of Drosophila santomea strain STO CAGO 1482 chromosome 3R, Prin_Dsan_1.1, whole genome shotgun sequence:
- the LOC120452273 gene encoding LOW QUALITY PROTEIN: hatching enzyme 1.2 (The sequence of the model RefSeq protein was modified relative to this genomic sequence to represent the inferred CDS: deleted 1 base in 1 codon) has protein sequence MRHGVEKVSKQRSNGNIVTAKANPIQSIMCAQLSESVVQLVLMVVVLVVLSAPPFSESAKLPVRQFAAGVDFFEHEFTSVAEDEYDPYGPDIGDDDLGIDDPETMPRLFQGDIAIDPYTYITLRLGVNPMRHPKRLWPNGTIPFEISPRYANAEREAIIQAVKTFNSLTCVHFVPYDGEVDDYLLIEPPVEGPQGCWSYVGRRGGEQVVSLQRPDENSAHCFSSEGRIMHELMHAIGIYHEQSRADRDNFVKIHWDNIVPRFRKNFKLVSKKKGKYAFDYDYNSVMHYGEFYFSKRKGEKPTMTPLQPGVRIGQRKTISKIDCLKINELYGCLQGRRAKMYRSFCHLLGL, from the exons ATGCGGCATGGCGTGGAAAAAGTGAGCAAACAGCGATCGAATGGAAATATAGTCACAGCCAAGGCGAATCCCATC CAATCTATAATGTGTGCTCAGTTGAGTGAATCAGTGGTGCAGctggtgctgatggtggtggtgctagTGGTGCTATCCGCACCACCGTTCAGTGAAAGTGCCAAGCTCCCTGTCCGCCAGTTTGCCGCTGGAGTGGATTTCTTCGAGCACGAGTTCACCAGTGTGGCGGAAG ATGAATACGATCCCTACGGACCCGACATTGGCGACGACGATTTGGGAATCGACGATCCGGAGACCATGCCCCGCCTGTTTCAAGGCGACATTGCCATTGATCCGTACACCTACATCACCCTGCGCCTGGGCGTCAATCCAATGAGACATCCCAAGCGACTGTGGCCCAATGGAACGATTCCCTTTGAGATAAGTCCGCGATACGCGAATGCGGAAAGAGAGGCCATAATTCAAGCCGTGAAAACCTTCAACTCCCTGACATGTGTGCACTTTGTGCCGTACGACGGGGAAGTTGATGACTACCTGTTGATCGAACCGCCGGTGGAAGGACCCCAAGGATGTTGGTCCTACGTGGGACGAAGGGGAGGCGAACAGGTGGTGTCCCTCCAGAGACCCGATGAGAACAGTGCCCACTGCTTCAGCAGCGAGGGAAGGATAATGCACGAGCTCATGCACGCCATAGGCATATATCACGAGCAGTCCCGAGCAGATCGCGACAACTTTGTGAAGATCCATTGGGACAATATTGTGCCGCGGTTTAGGAAGAACTTTAAGCTGGTGTCGAAAAAGAAGGGGAAGTACGCCTTCGACTACGATTACAACTCCGTGATGCACTACGGCGAGTTCTACTTCAGCAAGCGGAAGGGTGAGAAGCCCACCATGACCCCCCTACAACCCGGAGTTAGGATCGGACAGCGAAAGACCATCAGCAAGATCGACTGCCTCAAGATCAACGAGCTTTACGGCTGCTTGCAGGGCCGCAGGGCCAAAATGTACCGCAGTTTCTGCCACCTTCTCGGGCTGTAA